The stretch of DNA TATATTACTTCTTTTCATCTTAGTTATTATAATATCTTTGTTTATATTTTCTAAAATATTTACCTTACGGATTGCATCAATACATCTTAAACCAAAGCCAAGCCAAAAAAATATATCAATAACATTTTTTTGATGAGCATAAATAGTTAAAGCATGGTGAGTATAACCTTCATTAACCCACTTATTTGCAGCATTTTTATACAATAATTGATAGATCTTTTTTTTATTTCTCTCTTTTACTCCATGACCAAAATCAGGGCAATAAATCCCTTTACAATCCCCCCAGAATTCTTCTATTTTATAACCTGCTAAAAATCCAATTAACTCATTATTCTCAATTGCAACAACTCCTGAACCATTTTTTATTAGGTCTATTAAATATTTTTCTATCTCTTTTTTTAAATTATCTTCAAAAGGAAGATATGCTATTGATTTTATTTCTTCTTTATAAGAATTAATTACAATTTTACTTAATTGTTGTAAGTATTTTTCTTTTATATTAGTAGTTTCTATATTCATTTTAGATACTTAAATCCTATAATTTACTAAGAATTAAGTATCTATCACCTCCTTTTAGTTTTAGATTGTATTATTCTACTTTTTGAGAACATAAGAAAAACAATATACCGGGTATTAATATTAGTAACCAGGTACCATAGGGAGCTAAAAGATAATTAAGAAAATTAGAACTAATAGGCCAATAAATTAATAGTATAGGAAAAACCAAAAGTGATAAGAGGATATTAATAATTGCCCCCAATCTTTCCCGACGCCAGGCAATAGCTAAACCAATAACTGCCACTACTTCAAGTAATGGAGGTATATTTTCTATTGGTGGATAATCTTCTACAGCATAAGGGTCAGTTACACCTGTAGTAATCCAATTCCAAAAATAACCACCAATAATAAATAACACAATAATAATAAGCACCAAACTCCAAACTCTGGCAATTTTTCTAACTCTGGAAACAATATTAGGATCTAACATATAATTCATCTCTTTTCTTATAAATTACTCAAACTCACTTTTTGTTAAACCAAATAGAATTTCATCATAATAATTACCCTTAGTATATACCATTTGTCGCCTTCTACCTTCCTGACTACAACCAA from Halanaerobiales bacterium encodes:
- a CDS encoding GNAT family N-acetyltransferase, which codes for MNIETTNIKEKYLQQLSKIVINSYKEEIKSIAYLPFEDNLKKEIEKYLIDLIKNGSGVVAIENNELIGFLAGYKIEEFWGDCKGIYCPDFGHGVKERNKKKIYQLLYKNAANKWVNEGYTHHALTIYAHQKNVIDIFFWLGFGLRCIDAIRKVNILENINKDIIITKMKRSNISKLAEIQDKLHNYFSKSPLFMPVGKQDPEEYLNNWLKGNNRHIWAASYENQIVGFMKIEPEGERIITKNKKMMNITGAYVKKEYRNLKIGVTLLNSIQNWLFENNYNLCGVDYESFNISGSNFWNNFFTPYTYSLVRRIDERVLS